From the Thermococcus sp. 18S1 genome, one window contains:
- a CDS encoding DUF2202 domain-containing protein, which produces MRKVGFLIIGLLLLAAVAASGCIAGEAGTDSTSTVRGEPPEDRGQGSPAPGGEMGMPDISVLPYQELSEDEIDAILYMAEEEKLARDVYLTLFNETGIQVFDNIARSEQTHMDMVVELIEKYNLTNPIEGLGVGEFRSREMQNLYDDLVSKGSAGEVEALKVGALVEEIDIKDLQEYLRRTDNEDVKAVFESLMNGSESHLRAFTRVLSNRYGVEYHPQVLGEDEYLAIVG; this is translated from the coding sequence ATGAGGAAGGTCGGTTTTCTGATTATCGGTCTGCTTCTGCTGGCTGCCGTTGCGGCATCGGGATGCATAGCCGGGGAGGCCGGGACGGACTCCACATCAACCGTGAGGGGGGAACCACCCGAGGACAGGGGCCAAGGTTCCCCCGCCCCCGGTGGCGAGATGGGCATGCCGGACATCTCGGTGCTGCCCTATCAGGAGCTCAGCGAGGATGAGATAGATGCGATACTGTACATGGCCGAGGAGGAGAAGCTCGCGCGCGACGTTTACCTGACGCTCTTCAACGAGACGGGCATTCAGGTATTCGACAACATAGCCAGGAGCGAGCAGACGCACATGGACATGGTGGTGGAGTTAATAGAGAAATACAACCTGACAAATCCCATCGAGGGACTCGGCGTGGGTGAATTCAGAAGCAGGGAGATGCAGAACCTCTACGACGACCTCGTCTCCAAGGGAAGTGCGGGGGAAGTTGAGGCCCTTAAGGTCGGGGCCCTCGTTGAGGAGATCGATATAAAGGACCTCCAGGAATACCTCAGGAGAACCGATAACGAAGACGTGAAGGCGGTCTTTGAGAGCCTGATGAACGGAAGCGAGAGCCACCTGAGGGCGTTTACCCGGGTGCTCTCGAACAGGTACGGTGTGGAGTACCATCCCCAGGTTCTCGGCGAGGATGAATACCTGGCCATTGTGGGATGA
- a CDS encoding DUF996 domain-containing protein, with protein MESLKNARTWGGIGAIFSLFYVTYLVGFVLKLFAVKNIAEATKKESIFKDYIWAALLNITASLILSWAFYDMWDKMADVIHDPEKVSELMSAFGTWSLVAVVVMIIGVWFMKKSYDVIARETGVGTFHTAALFYLIGAILALLMVGYFFILVGALLEIMAFFALPEELPGTVGETPAPEEKPAPEPAPEQTVETESTEPSEGSEIPEEEPAEASEEPSEESPED; from the coding sequence ATGGAAAGTCTGAAAAATGCCCGAACCTGGGGCGGCATTGGTGCCATATTCAGCCTCTTCTACGTGACCTACCTTGTGGGTTTTGTGCTGAAGCTCTTCGCGGTGAAGAACATCGCGGAGGCAACGAAGAAAGAGAGCATATTTAAGGACTATATCTGGGCGGCCCTGCTCAACATAACCGCCAGCCTGATCCTGTCGTGGGCGTTCTACGATATGTGGGACAAGATGGCGGACGTCATCCACGACCCGGAGAAAGTGTCCGAACTCATGTCCGCCTTTGGAACATGGAGCCTTGTTGCAGTGGTCGTAATGATAATAGGCGTCTGGTTCATGAAGAAGAGCTACGATGTAATCGCCAGGGAGACAGGTGTTGGAACGTTCCACACCGCGGCACTCTTCTACCTCATCGGCGCGATACTCGCGCTCCTCATGGTGGGCTACTTCTTCATCCTGGTCGGTGCCCTTCTCGAGATCATGGCGTTCTTCGCCCTCCCGGAGGAGCTTCCCGGGACGGTAGGTGAAACACCTGCACCGGAGGAGAAACCAGCCCCTGAGCCGGCACCCGAGCAAACCGTGGAGACCGAGAGCACCGAACCCTCTGAAGGGTCCGAGATTCCCGAGGAGGAACCTGCCGAGGCCAGTGAGGAACCCTCTGAGGAATCTCCGGAGGATTAG
- a CDS encoding winged helix-turn-helix domain-containing protein → MVQSVEELATVCDALSNPVRVRILKLLCQKEWYVYELAKELGISRQLLYLHLKKLEKAGLVESELRLEPDDPRAKKYYRARPFSLVITNDVIVNLEG, encoded by the coding sequence ATGGTGCAGAGTGTCGAGGAGCTGGCCACCGTCTGCGATGCGCTTTCAAACCCCGTTAGGGTCAGGATACTCAAGCTTCTCTGTCAGAAGGAGTGGTACGTTTACGAACTCGCCAAAGAACTTGGAATATCGCGACAGCTCCTTTATCTCCATCTCAAGAAGCTCGAAAAGGCCGGTCTCGTCGAGAGTGAACTTAGACTTGAGCCAGATGACCCAAGGGCCAAGAAATACTACCGTGCAAGACCGTTCAGTCTCGTTATAACCAACGACGTGATTGTAAATCTGGAGGGATGA
- a CDS encoding HIT domain-containing protein — translation MKTLWAPWRIEYIRSPKHDGCIFCDFPKENRDRERLILYRGKHCFIIMNNYPYNPGHVMIAPYRHVGKWEDLTEEELLEMMKLSQLMIKALKKTMNPHGFNMGVNLGRVAGAGIDDHVHLHIVPRWNGDTNFMPVIADTKVIPESLEEAYDELKKAIDEIAGEAGL, via the coding sequence ATGAAAACCCTTTGGGCACCATGGAGGATCGAATACATACGCTCACCCAAACACGATGGCTGCATTTTCTGCGACTTCCCGAAGGAAAACCGTGACAGGGAGAGGCTCATTCTCTACCGCGGGAAGCACTGCTTCATAATCATGAACAACTATCCCTACAACCCCGGACACGTCATGATAGCCCCCTACAGGCACGTTGGAAAGTGGGAAGACCTGACAGAGGAGGAGCTTCTTGAAATGATGAAGCTCTCCCAGCTCATGATAAAGGCCCTGAAGAAGACCATGAACCCCCACGGCTTCAACATGGGTGTGAACCTCGGCCGCGTTGCCGGCGCCGGAATAGACGACCACGTGCACCTTCACATAGTGCCGAGGTGGAACGGGGACACGAACTTCATGCCGGTCATAGCGGACACCAAGGTAATCCCGGAGTCGCTTGAGGAAGCCTACGACGAGCTGAAGAAGGCTATAGATGAAATAGCGGGAGAGGCAGGGCTTTAA
- a CDS encoding DUF2202 domain-containing protein, whose amino-acid sequence MRKKIWGIALLILAALGFTLGSVAAWHGTPGENPYASRTTAPMLNSTMETYYSDLSQEEIDGLLYMVEEEKLARDVYLTLYEQWNLPVFSNIARSEQMHMDAVLSLIEKYDLTAPETLDEVGVFQNDDLQALYDQLVEMGSASQEDALKVGALIEETDIKDLEDWIAQADNEDIKQVYENLMAGSENHLRAFAGQLEVMGVDYTAQVLSGEQVDEILASVPDHGAGMKGAAGSMGGMMGARHGDAGTQNGIIDGIANMFRHAWGWMRGFANRVGMPL is encoded by the coding sequence ATGAGGAAAAAGATTTGGGGTATCGCCCTGTTGATATTGGCTGCCCTGGGGTTCACCCTGGGGAGCGTGGCAGCGTGGCACGGGACTCCAGGAGAGAACCCGTACGCCAGCCGGACAACCGCACCCATGCTCAACAGCACTATGGAGACGTACTACTCCGACCTCAGCCAGGAGGAGATAGACGGCCTGCTGTACATGGTGGAGGAGGAGAAGCTTGCACGTGACGTTTACCTGACGCTCTACGAGCAGTGGAACCTTCCTGTGTTCAGCAACATAGCTAGGAGCGAGCAGATGCACATGGACGCGGTTCTTTCACTGATAGAGAAGTACGACCTGACCGCTCCGGAGACTCTCGACGAAGTGGGTGTCTTCCAGAACGACGACCTCCAGGCCCTCTACGACCAGCTGGTTGAGATGGGAAGCGCAAGCCAGGAGGACGCACTTAAGGTCGGTGCACTGATAGAGGAAACCGACATAAAGGACCTCGAGGACTGGATAGCCCAGGCCGACAACGAGGACATCAAGCAAGTTTACGAGAACCTCATGGCGGGCAGCGAGAACCACCTCAGGGCCTTCGCCGGCCAGCTTGAGGTTATGGGTGTTGACTACACCGCCCAGGTACTGTCAGGGGAGCAGGTGGATGAGATACTTGCCTCAGTTCCCGACCACGGCGCTGGAATGAAAGGTGCCGCTGGAAGCATGGGGGGCATGATGGGTGCCCGCCACGGAGATGCGGGAACGCAGAACGGAATCATCGATGGAATCGCCAACATGTTCAGACACGCCTGGGGCTGGATGAGGGGATTTGCCAACAGGGTTGGAATGCCCCTCTGA
- a CDS encoding ACT domain-containing protein produces the protein MNPGKPSIAEIVRDEIMRRPFVRECMRLGIVNYSALARMLIADAGLDASIPAVKMALIRLGEELRDERSLLEDRVRGVVGNSIIELQSDVSVITVSKEHLVRVVKDLLEIMSKSRFFQLTQTRDTFTIVIASEDEAKVLGLVKEVVGILRDQTALTVVSPEDIIETPGVVVFMTSALAANGINITQVISCHKDTIFVIGREEAPRAYQVLERIIRGMR, from the coding sequence ATGAACCCAGGAAAACCCAGCATAGCCGAGATTGTGCGGGACGAGATAATGAGGCGGCCCTTTGTGCGGGAGTGCATGCGCCTTGGCATCGTTAACTACAGTGCCCTTGCGAGGATGCTCATAGCCGACGCCGGCCTGGACGCATCCATCCCCGCGGTCAAGATGGCTCTGATCCGCCTCGGGGAGGAGCTCAGGGACGAGAGGTCCCTTCTGGAGGATCGGGTGAGGGGCGTCGTTGGAAACAGCATCATAGAGCTCCAATCCGATGTCAGCGTGATAACCGTCTCGAAGGAGCATCTTGTCAGGGTCGTGAAGGATCTGCTGGAAATAATGAGCAAATCGAGGTTCTTCCAGCTGACCCAGACCAGGGACACGTTCACAATCGTCATCGCGAGTGAGGACGAGGCGAAGGTTCTTGGCCTTGTGAAGGAGGTTGTTGGCATACTGAGGGACCAGACCGCCCTGACTGTGGTCAGCCCCGAGGACATAATTGAAACCCCCGGAGTTGTCGTGTTCATGACCTCTGCGCTGGCCGCGAACGGGATAAACATAACCCAGGTGATCTCCTGCCACAAGGACACGATTTTCGTTATTGGTCGTGAAGAAGCGCCGAGGGCATACCAGGTTCTGGAAAGGATCATACGCGGGATGAGGTAA
- a CDS encoding DUF996 domain-containing protein, protein MGDLKNAKMMGGIGAILTVVGLGFIGFILKLLAVKNIAEATGRGEIFSKYLWAAILNILASLILVGTMFGSMLGASNSPEFGLGMLGAGGIIAVVLMIVGVWFMKQSYDMISEETGVGMFHTVALLYIIGAILMIVLIGGLLIVIAAILEIIAFFSLPDEISKPVEEPTPV, encoded by the coding sequence GTGGGTGATTTGAAGAATGCCAAAATGATGGGTGGCATCGGAGCCATCCTGACCGTTGTGGGCCTCGGCTTCATAGGGTTCATCCTGAAGCTCTTGGCCGTCAAAAACATCGCCGAGGCTACTGGCCGGGGTGAGATATTCAGCAAGTACCTCTGGGCTGCCATACTGAACATACTGGCCAGCCTGATACTCGTAGGAACCATGTTTGGCTCGATGCTGGGGGCCTCGAATTCACCAGAGTTCGGCTTAGGAATGCTGGGCGCCGGTGGCATTATCGCAGTGGTTCTCATGATAGTCGGTGTGTGGTTCATGAAGCAGAGCTATGACATGATATCCGAGGAGACTGGGGTGGGAATGTTCCACACGGTCGCGCTGCTGTACATCATCGGTGCAATCCTGATGATAGTTCTGATAGGCGGGCTGCTTATCGTCATAGCGGCAATCCTTGAGATAATCGCGTTCTTCTCACTGCCCGACGAGATATCCAAGCCCGTTGAAGAACCGACACCTGTTTAG
- the thyX gene encoding FAD-dependent thymidylate synthase produces MGDGIRVTLVNYTKKPLETVTWAALISYWDEWETEAFERMGEGDVGMHLPRVLGYGHESILEHAVLTFAIEGCSRVCSHQLIRHRIASYTQQSQRYIVLNPEDVEETFVIPESIKDDPELLAEWRELMKRSIELYKKTLERGSHQEDARFILPQAVRTKLVMTMNLRELKHFFGLRACERAQWEIREVAWKMLEEIAKNDDLRPIIKWAKLGPRCVQLGYCPEGELMPPGCWKRTKERWKRIAGI; encoded by the coding sequence ATGGGGGATGGGATTAGGGTTACCCTTGTCAATTATACAAAAAAACCTCTCGAAACCGTCACTTGGGCGGCGCTCATAAGCTACTGGGATGAATGGGAGACGGAAGCGTTCGAGCGCATGGGCGAAGGGGACGTTGGGATGCACCTGCCCCGGGTTTTGGGGTATGGTCATGAGTCAATACTGGAGCACGCGGTCCTCACCTTCGCGATCGAGGGCTGTTCTCGCGTTTGCAGTCACCAGCTCATAAGGCACAGGATAGCAAGCTACACGCAGCAGAGCCAGCGCTACATCGTGCTGAACCCTGAAGACGTTGAGGAGACCTTCGTTATCCCGGAGTCCATAAAGGACGATCCGGAACTCCTTGCAGAATGGAGGGAGCTCATGAAGCGCTCGATAGAGCTGTACAAGAAGACCCTCGAGCGGGGAAGCCACCAGGAGGACGCGCGCTTTATACTCCCCCAGGCGGTGAGGACTAAGCTCGTCATGACCATGAACCTCCGCGAGCTGAAGCACTTCTTCGGCCTGAGGGCGTGCGAGAGGGCTCAGTGGGAGATACGGGAAGTGGCCTGGAAGATGCTTGAGGAGATAGCCAAGAACGATGACCTGAGGCCGATTATCAAGTGGGCGAAGCTCGGTCCCCGCTGTGTTCAGCTCGGCTACTGTCCAGAGGGCGAGCTTATGCCGCCGGGCTGCTGGAAGAGGACGAAGGAGAGATGGAAGAGAATTGCCGGGATATAA
- a CDS encoding aldo/keto reductase — translation MIQVELKRIKTEAVTAVGMGTWGIGGKESPDYSRDRESVEALRYGLELGINLIDTAEFYGAGHSEELVGEAIKGFDREELFIVSKVWPTNFGYEKAKKAARASAKRLGTYIDLYLLHWPVDDFGRIGETLHALEELVDEGLIRYIGVSNFDLELLKRSQEAMRKYEIVANEVKYSLRDRWPETSGLLDYMKRENIALIAYTPLEKGSLARNPCLAEIGRKYGKSAAQVALNYLIREENVIAIPKAGSRIHLEENAGAMGWRLKVEDVEKVRGCV, via the coding sequence ATGATTCAGGTGGAGTTGAAGAGAATCAAGACCGAGGCGGTTACCGCGGTTGGTATGGGTACGTGGGGTATAGGGGGCAAGGAAAGCCCCGACTACTCGCGGGACAGGGAGAGCGTTGAGGCCCTCAGATACGGCCTGGAGCTCGGAATAAACCTGATTGACACCGCTGAGTTCTACGGGGCGGGCCATTCTGAAGAACTCGTGGGTGAGGCTATCAAGGGCTTTGACAGGGAGGAGCTCTTCATCGTCAGCAAGGTCTGGCCGACGAACTTTGGCTACGAAAAAGCGAAGAAAGCGGCGAGGGCAAGTGCCAAGAGGCTCGGCACGTACATAGACCTCTATCTCCTCCACTGGCCTGTGGATGACTTCGGCAGAATAGGGGAGACGCTTCACGCGCTTGAGGAACTCGTTGATGAGGGATTGATTCGTTACATAGGCGTCAGCAACTTCGATCTTGAGCTCCTCAAGCGCTCCCAGGAGGCGATGAGGAAGTACGAGATTGTTGCCAACGAGGTAAAGTACTCCCTCCGCGACCGCTGGCCGGAGACGAGTGGTCTGCTCGACTACATGAAGAGGGAGAATATCGCCCTCATAGCCTACACCCCGCTGGAGAAGGGTTCCCTCGCGAGAAACCCCTGTTTAGCCGAGATTGGCCGGAAGTACGGCAAAAGCGCCGCCCAGGTCGCGCTCAATTACCTCATCAGAGAGGAGAACGTTATCGCCATCCCGAAAGCCGGAAGCAGGATTCACCTTGAGGAGAACGCCGGCGCTATGGGCTGGAGGCTCAAGGTGGAGGACGTGGAAAAAGTGAGGGGGTGCGTCTGA
- a CDS encoding DUF4405 domain-containing protein: MRASALVRGVTDLLLAVVFSAALVTGIGLYLAPSGRIADSINWTFLGLDKDTLTLVHTYLGFVMAGLVAIHLAIGFSGMWVMLKSAFRSSKLKTVSAVVVPIILLAAGYQVFAGYSGGEETSTVEYTSDVTGDVYITGTMMKYYTVQQLADEFNVEVTGLIEKLGENGIDASPDETLAEIEYNYGLDREEFKAILEEAIAELRGGN; encoded by the coding sequence ATGAGGGCTTCGGCTCTCGTAAGGGGTGTTACCGATCTTCTGCTGGCGGTGGTTTTCTCAGCGGCGCTCGTCACGGGCATTGGGCTCTATCTCGCACCAAGCGGAAGGATAGCGGATAGTATAAACTGGACGTTCCTGGGTCTTGACAAGGACACCCTCACCCTGGTACACACGTACCTCGGCTTCGTGATGGCAGGGCTCGTCGCAATACACCTGGCCATTGGATTCAGTGGCATGTGGGTAATGCTGAAATCCGCGTTCAGGAGTTCCAAGCTCAAGACTGTGTCCGCCGTTGTTGTTCCCATAATCCTCCTTGCCGCAGGATATCAGGTTTTTGCAGGGTACAGCGGTGGTGAGGAAACATCCACCGTGGAGTACACCTCCGACGTCACTGGGGACGTGTATATCACGGGAACCATGATGAAGTATTACACCGTTCAGCAGCTCGCCGATGAATTCAACGTTGAAGTGACGGGTCTTATTGAGAAACTCGGGGAGAACGGGATAGACGCATCCCCTGACGAGACCCTGGCTGAGATTGAGTACAATTACGGTCTGGACCGAGAGGAGTTCAAGGCCATACTGGAGGAGGCAATAGCCGAACTTAGGGGTGGGAATTGA
- a CDS encoding Na+/H+ antiporter NhaC family protein: MSDFGVLSLLPPLVAIGLAILTKRVLFALFFGVWVGGLLVAGGNPIGATTETLKWIAFNIASAWEENGQIVTDLWNTRILLFDALIGAGVALIYKAGGMNAIAKVVTRKVKTSRAASLMAAIFGTIIFFDDYTNTIIVGNTMRPITDRARVSREFLAYADDSTAAPVAVLAVVSTWIGYELGLLKDAIASVGANISAYSAWFASWPYRFYPILAVILVYLVAATHRHYGPMLHAEQRARTEGKVMRDGAQPMMTTEVDVGMPMEGKESVWVFILPVAALIFVTFLGLWVTGGGSATYANGGFQEVLSNADSTWALVWGSFSMVIVAMVLVLAMKIMSLEEVEHTLVAGMKQMHFAMMILILAWSIKSACDAVGTADYIVSVASNVLSPGLVPLVVFVVAAFISFTTGTSWGTFAIMMPIAVPLSYGLSGSFGPVVYASIASVFAGGVFGDHCSPISDTTIMSSMFSGCDHIDHVNTQIPYALTAGFVGVIMLLLFAAGLRNGWVLLAIAVPLLVVLHRLLSEWYGKKAGIPHGRVHLYAVED; this comes from the coding sequence ATGTCGGACTTTGGAGTACTCTCACTCCTGCCACCTCTCGTGGCCATCGGTCTCGCCATCCTGACCAAAAGGGTTCTCTTCGCCCTGTTCTTTGGAGTGTGGGTTGGTGGACTGTTGGTGGCGGGAGGAAATCCCATAGGAGCCACGACTGAAACCCTAAAGTGGATAGCCTTCAACATAGCGTCTGCCTGGGAGGAGAACGGGCAGATCGTCACTGACCTCTGGAACACTAGGATTCTCCTGTTCGACGCACTCATCGGCGCAGGAGTAGCGCTGATATACAAGGCCGGCGGCATGAACGCCATAGCGAAGGTGGTGACACGGAAGGTTAAAACGAGCCGTGCAGCCTCGCTGATGGCGGCTATCTTCGGAACGATAATATTCTTCGACGATTACACCAACACCATCATCGTCGGCAACACAATGAGGCCCATAACGGACAGGGCGAGGGTCTCCCGGGAGTTCTTAGCTTACGCCGACGATTCCACAGCCGCGCCGGTGGCGGTTCTGGCGGTCGTCTCCACCTGGATCGGTTACGAGCTCGGCCTCCTGAAGGACGCGATAGCGAGCGTCGGGGCTAACATAAGCGCCTACTCAGCGTGGTTTGCCAGCTGGCCCTACAGGTTCTACCCCATCCTGGCGGTCATCCTCGTTTACCTCGTTGCCGCCACCCACAGGCACTACGGCCCGATGCTCCACGCCGAGCAGCGCGCCAGGACAGAGGGCAAGGTGATGCGTGACGGAGCGCAGCCGATGATGACGACGGAGGTGGACGTTGGAATGCCCATGGAGGGCAAGGAAAGCGTCTGGGTGTTTATACTGCCCGTTGCGGCCCTCATCTTCGTGACGTTCCTCGGCCTGTGGGTTACCGGTGGGGGCAGCGCCACTTACGCCAATGGCGGCTTCCAGGAGGTTCTGTCCAACGCGGACTCAACGTGGGCGCTCGTCTGGGGTTCTTTCTCCATGGTCATCGTCGCAATGGTTCTCGTTCTGGCAATGAAGATAATGAGCCTGGAGGAGGTCGAGCACACCCTTGTTGCCGGAATGAAGCAGATGCACTTCGCCATGATGATACTCATCCTCGCGTGGAGCATCAAGAGCGCCTGTGACGCGGTTGGCACTGCGGACTACATAGTTAGCGTCGCATCGAACGTCCTTTCGCCGGGATTGGTTCCCCTCGTGGTCTTCGTGGTGGCGGCTTTCATCTCCTTCACGACGGGAACGAGCTGGGGGACCTTCGCGATAATGATGCCGATAGCCGTTCCCCTCTCCTATGGACTCAGCGGGAGCTTTGGACCGGTCGTCTACGCTAGCATCGCCTCCGTCTTTGCGGGAGGAGTCTTCGGCGACCACTGCTCGCCGATCAGCGATACGACAATCATGAGCTCCATGTTCTCGGGCTGCGACCACATCGACCACGTGAACACCCAGATACCCTACGCCCTCACCGCGGGCTTCGTTGGCGTCATCATGCTCCTGCTATTTGCCGCGGGGCTGAGGAACGGCTGGGTGCTGCTCGCCATTGCGGTGCCGCTGCTCGTTGTGCTCCATCGCCTCCTCAGTGAATGGTACGGCAAAAAAGCTGGAATCCCTCACGGTAGGGTCCATCTCTATGCTGTTGAGGATTGA
- a CDS encoding 2,3-bisphosphoglycerate-independent phosphoglycerate mutase produces the protein MKQRKGLLIILDGLGDRPIEEFGGKTPLEYADTPNMDRLARMGILGQQDPIKPGQPAGSDTAHLSIFGYDPYEVYRGRGYLEAMGVGLDLSEDDLAFRVNFATIENGIITDRRAGRISTEEAHELAKAIQENVKLPVDFIFAGATGHRAVLVLKGMASGYRVGENDPHEAGKPPHRFTWEDEESKRVAEILEEFARKAHEVLDRHPINERRRKEGKPVANYLLIRGAGTYPGIPMKFTEQWKVKAGAVIAVSLVKGVARAIGFDVYTPEGATGEYNTDEMAKAKKVVELLKDYDFVFLHFKPTDAAGHDNNPKLKAEMIEKADRMIGYIIDSIDLEDVVIAITGDHSTPCEVMNHSGDPVPVLIAGGGVRPDYTESFGERECMRGGLGRIKGHDIVHIMMDLMNRSEKFGA, from the coding sequence ATGAAGCAGAGGAAGGGACTTCTTATAATCCTCGATGGCCTCGGGGACAGGCCGATAGAGGAGTTCGGGGGAAAGACCCCTCTGGAGTACGCTGACACTCCGAACATGGACAGGCTCGCCAGAATGGGAATTCTCGGCCAGCAGGACCCCATAAAGCCCGGCCAGCCGGCCGGCAGCGATACCGCCCACCTGAGCATCTTCGGCTACGACCCCTACGAAGTTTATCGCGGCAGGGGCTACCTTGAGGCCATGGGTGTTGGCCTCGACCTCAGCGAGGACGACCTGGCATTCCGCGTGAACTTCGCCACCATCGAGAACGGAATCATCACCGACAGGCGCGCGGGCAGGATAAGCACCGAGGAGGCACACGAGCTCGCGAAAGCAATCCAGGAGAACGTCAAGCTCCCTGTTGACTTCATATTCGCCGGTGCCACCGGCCACAGGGCGGTTCTGGTTCTCAAGGGCATGGCTTCCGGCTACCGCGTCGGCGAAAACGACCCCCACGAGGCAGGCAAGCCGCCCCACAGGTTCACCTGGGAGGACGAGGAGAGCAAACGCGTTGCGGAAATCCTTGAAGAGTTTGCAAGAAAGGCCCACGAGGTTCTGGACAGGCACCCGATAAACGAGAGGCGCAGGAAGGAAGGAAAGCCCGTCGCCAACTACCTGCTCATCCGCGGCGCCGGAACCTACCCTGGCATTCCGATGAAGTTCACCGAGCAGTGGAAGGTTAAGGCCGGGGCAGTCATAGCGGTTTCCCTCGTCAAGGGCGTTGCCAGGGCGATAGGCTTTGACGTCTACACCCCCGAGGGGGCCACCGGCGAGTACAACACCGACGAGATGGCCAAGGCGAAGAAGGTCGTCGAGCTCCTCAAGGACTACGACTTCGTGTTCCTCCACTTCAAGCCCACGGACGCAGCGGGCCACGACAACAACCCGAAGCTCAAGGCCGAGATGATTGAGAAGGCCGACAGGATGATAGGTTACATCATCGACAGCATCGACCTCGAAGACGTCGTCATCGCCATCACCGGCGACCACAGCACGCCGTGCGAGGTCATGAACCACAGTGGCGACCCCGTTCCGGTTCTCATAGCTGGTGGTGGCGTCAGACCGGACTACACCGAGAGCTTCGGCGAGCGTGAGTGCATGCGCGGCGGTCTCGGCAGGATAAAGGGCCACGATATCGTGCACATAATGATGGACCTAATGAACCGGAGCGAGAAGTTTGGGGCTTAA